A window from Kovacikia minuta CCNUW1 encodes these proteins:
- a CDS encoding peptidoglycan-binding protein, translating to MESLAFIHSAVDYEDPNPNSDLKLLENFDLKVSNTALMGLAGAAIAVTVFGGTSDKAMAATASVAPGSSGDGVLAVQKALGIEADGQFGPKTQSAVMDFQIRQGLKEIDGVVGKETAQALGLDENYRPVGFVETNTGIGLNIRKGPGIGYWVIGGAPDGAFLEQDYETVIYNDGYSWTPLYTGGWVASDYTTEGYSPVSWGGGGGCRRECGGGNDYPVSYGGGRGHDEGYYPVSYDRDGGYVETRYRVGLNVRSGPGLDYYVIGGANEGSYVGTYGGVIYRDGYAWQQADNGAWVATNYLY from the coding sequence ATGGAATCATTAGCCTTTATTCACTCAGCGGTTGACTACGAAGATCCCAATCCCAATTCGGATCTAAAGCTACTAGAGAACTTCGATTTGAAGGTTTCCAATACAGCTTTAATGGGGCTGGCGGGTGCTGCGATCGCAGTCACTGTTTTCGGTGGAACTTCTGACAAAGCAATGGCAGCCACCGCTTCCGTTGCTCCTGGTAGCTCGGGTGACGGTGTTCTGGCCGTTCAAAAAGCGTTGGGTATTGAAGCGGATGGGCAATTTGGACCCAAAACGCAATCTGCCGTGATGGATTTCCAAATTCGCCAGGGTCTCAAAGAAATTGATGGGGTCGTCGGCAAAGAAACCGCCCAAGCGCTGGGTCTGGACGAGAACTATCGTCCCGTCGGGTTTGTCGAAACAAACACGGGCATCGGGCTGAACATTCGCAAGGGTCCCGGTATTGGGTACTGGGTCATTGGTGGTGCACCCGATGGTGCCTTCCTTGAGCAGGATTACGAAACCGTCATCTATAACGATGGGTATTCCTGGACGCCTCTCTATACGGGGGGTTGGGTCGCCTCCGACTACACCACTGAGGGGTACTCTCCCGTCTCCTGGGGGGGTGGGGGAGGCTGCCGTAGAGAGTGTGGCGGTGGAAACGACTACCCCGTTAGTTATGGCGGAGGACGCGGCCACGATGAAGGATACTATCCCGTCTCCTACGATAGGGATGGTGGTTATGTTGAAACTCGTTACCGGGTTGGGCTGAATGTTCGCTCCGGTCCAGGGCTGGATTACTACGTCATCGGCGGCGCAAATGAAGGGTCCTACGTTGGCACCTACGGTGGCGTCATTTATCGGGATGGCTATGCCTGGCAGCAGGCAGACAATGGAGCCTGGGTCGCAACCAACTATCTCTACTAA
- a CDS encoding peptidoglycan-binding protein gives MESLAFIHTAVNYEDPNSELDLKVLENLDLKVPNAALMGLAGAAIAVTVFGGTSDKAMAATASVAPGSSGEGVQAVQKALGIEADGQFGAKTQAAVMDYQIRQGLKEIDGVVGKETAKALGLDENYRPVGFVETCSGCGLNIRSGPGVGYWVVGGAPDGAFLEQDYETVIYNDGYAWTPLYTGGWVASDYTNEGYYPVSYGGCGGYDECGGYEDDYYPVSYGGGCGYDYGCGGYDDHDYYPVSYRGGCGGYDECGGYEEDYYPVSYGRKHHGGYWGGCEDYYPVAYYYGGGGCGGGCH, from the coding sequence ATGGAATCGTTAGCCTTTATTCACACGGCTGTTAATTACGAAGATCCCAATTCCGAACTAGATCTAAAAGTGCTTGAGAATCTCGATTTAAAGGTTCCTAATGCTGCACTGATGGGTCTGGCAGGTGCTGCGATCGCAGTCACTGTTTTCGGCGGAACTTCTGACAAAGCAATGGCAGCCACCGCTTCCGTTGCTCCCGGTAGTTCTGGTGAAGGTGTTCAAGCTGTTCAAAAAGCTTTAGGGATTGAAGCTGATGGTCAGTTTGGTGCCAAAACGCAAGCTGCTGTGATGGACTATCAGATCCGCCAGGGTCTCAAGGAAATCGATGGAGTGGTCGGCAAGGAAACTGCCAAAGCACTGGGTCTAGACGAAAATTACCGTCCCGTCGGGTTTGTTGAAACCTGCTCAGGCTGCGGACTCAATATTCGCAGTGGTCCCGGTGTTGGCTACTGGGTCGTTGGTGGCGCGCCCGATGGTGCCTTCCTCGAACAGGACTACGAAACTGTCATCTATAACGATGGCTATGCCTGGACGCCTCTCTATACGGGAGGTTGGGTCGCTTCTGATTACACCAACGAAGGCTACTACCCGGTCTCCTATGGTGGCTGTGGTGGCTACGACGAGTGTGGTGGTTACGAGGATGACTACTATCCCGTCTCCTACGGTGGTGGCTGTGGCTACGACTATGGTTGCGGCGGCTACGACGACCATGACTACTACCCCGTCTCCTACCGCGGCGGCTGTGGTGGCTACGACGAGTGTGGTGGCTACGAGGAAGACTACTATCCCGTGTCCTACGGTCGGAAGCACCACGGTGGTTACTGGGGTGGCTGTGAAGACTACTACCCTGTCGCCTATTACTACGGCGGCGGCGGTTGCGGCGGCGGTTGCCACTAA
- a CDS encoding amino acid kinase family protein — MSIDSEYIEQHGATRVRVLSEALPYIQQLAGKTVVVKYGGAAMKDGSLKDKVIRDVVLMSCVGIRPVVVHGGGPEINTWLDKLGIERTV; from the coding sequence ATGTCTATTGACAGCGAATACATTGAACAGCACGGGGCAACAAGGGTTCGTGTTCTGAGTGAAGCACTGCCCTATATTCAGCAACTGGCAGGCAAAACCGTAGTGGTTAAATATGGGGGGGCTGCTATGAAAGATGGCAGCCTGAAGGATAAGGTTATTCGGGATGTGGTACTGATGTCCTGTGTTGGAATTCGCCCAGTTGTGGTTCATGGAGGTGGACCCGAAATTAATACATGGTTGGATAAGCTGGGAATTGAGCGCACAGTTTAA
- the argB gene encoding acetylglutamate kinase produces the protein MSAQFKNGLRVTDAATMDVVGMVLVGRVNKELVALINQAGGSAVGLCGVDGNLIKARPADQEGIGFVGEVTSVDTQLLESLVERGYIPVVSSVATDSTGQAYNINADTVAGELAAALGAEKLILLTDTAGILQDYKDLSTLIPKLDIQEARRLIDIGVVSGGMIPKVTCCVRSLAQGVRGAHIIDGRIPHALLLEVFTDEGIGSMIVGSGLVG, from the coding sequence TTGAGCGCACAGTTTAAAAATGGATTGCGGGTGACTGACGCTGCCACCATGGATGTGGTGGGGATGGTGTTGGTGGGGCGGGTGAACAAGGAACTGGTGGCGCTGATTAACCAGGCAGGAGGTTCTGCGGTTGGTCTTTGTGGGGTGGATGGTAACCTGATCAAAGCCCGTCCGGCAGATCAGGAGGGCATTGGTTTTGTGGGAGAAGTGACCAGCGTTGATACGCAGCTTTTAGAATCCCTGGTCGAGCGGGGATATATTCCGGTAGTTTCCAGTGTGGCAACCGACAGCACCGGGCAGGCTTACAACATCAATGCGGATACTGTGGCGGGAGAATTGGCCGCCGCTCTGGGCGCTGAAAAGCTAATTCTGCTGACGGATACGGCTGGTATTTTGCAAGACTACAAAGACCTGTCTACATTAATTCCCAAGCTGGATATTCAAGAAGCCCGTCGGTTAATTGATATCGGTGTCGTTTCCGGTGGCATGATTCCTAAGGTGACCTGCTGTGTCCGATCGCTGGCTCAGGGCGTTCGGGGTGCCCATATTATTGATGGGCGGATTCCCCACGCACTGCTGCTAGAGGTCTTTACGGATGAGGGGATTGGTTCAATGATCGTGGGGTCGGGGCTGGTGGGATGA
- a CDS encoding ROK family protein yields MSNEISSLQVLGIDLGGTAIKLGRFTQEGKCVQSMSLPTPQPSTPEAVLGAMVAAIVDLDPEQKAVAIGVGTPGPADATGRIARVAINLDGWHDIPLADWLEAKTDRPAVVANDANCAGLGEAWLGAGRWYRNLILLTLGTGVGGAIILDGKLFTGHHGTAGELGLITLNPDGPPCNSGNQGSLEQYVSVQAIRRCTGLEPDELGALALAGDPKALEFWQSYGQDLGAGLASLIYVLTPEAIVIGGGVSASADFFFPSIWSAIEKRVLPSSRAGLQLLRAELGNQAGIVGAAKLAWQRYQEG; encoded by the coding sequence ATGAGCAACGAAATAAGTTCGCTTCAAGTGCTGGGAATTGACCTGGGGGGAACGGCGATTAAATTAGGACGGTTTACCCAGGAAGGAAAATGTGTGCAGTCGATGAGTCTGCCAACCCCTCAACCTTCGACTCCAGAAGCGGTTCTGGGTGCGATGGTAGCGGCGATCGTAGACCTTGATCCAGAACAAAAAGCGGTAGCAATTGGGGTGGGTACCCCTGGCCCTGCCGATGCCACGGGGCGGATTGCCAGAGTTGCCATTAACCTGGATGGTTGGCATGATATTCCCCTCGCAGATTGGCTGGAGGCAAAAACCGATCGTCCAGCCGTGGTCGCCAATGATGCGAACTGTGCCGGATTAGGAGAAGCATGGTTAGGGGCAGGACGCTGGTATCGCAATCTGATTCTGCTGACCCTGGGAACTGGTGTCGGCGGAGCCATTATTCTGGATGGCAAACTATTTACCGGACACCACGGCACTGCCGGAGAATTGGGGTTAATTACATTGAATCCAGACGGTCCCCCCTGCAACAGTGGCAACCAGGGATCTTTGGAACAGTACGTTTCCGTCCAGGCAATTCGTCGTTGCACCGGCTTGGAACCCGATGAACTGGGTGCCCTGGCACTGGCAGGAGATCCGAAAGCACTCGAATTCTGGCAATCCTATGGACAGGATTTGGGAGCTGGTCTCGCCAGCCTGATCTATGTTCTGACTCCAGAAGCGATCGTGATTGGGGGGGGCGTTAGTGCCAGCGCTGACTTTTTTTTTCCCAGCATCTGGTCAGCGATCGAAAAACGGGTGTTACCCAGTTCGCGTGCCGGGTTGCAACTTCTCCGGGCAGAGCTAGGCAACCAGGCAGGTATCGTCGGAGCCGCAAAGCTGGCATGGCAGAGGTATCAGGAGGGGTAG
- the crtO gene encoding beta-carotene ketolase CrtO, whose translation MQVYDVIVIGAGHNGLVCAAYLLKAGYSVLLLEKRSVPGGAATTEEAIPEEAPGFKFNLCAIDHEFIHLGPVVEELELTKYGLEYLFCDPVVFCPHPDGNSFLAHRSLAKTCADIERYSPRDAQKYAEFTQYWQRIVNALIPMFNAPPKSIINIAKNYDLDKLKDTLAAVGSTGKALEFLRTMLTSAEDMLNEWFDSEVVKAPLARLAAEMGVPPSQKNLAIGAIMMSMRHHPGMARPKGGTGALVQALVKLVKTLGGEILTDQVVKQVLVDEGRAVGVQVAGGTEYRATRGVISNIDAKRLFLHLMNPADVDAADSNLRDRLERRIINNNETILKIDLAMSEPLRFEHHNHRDEYLIGSVLIADSVRHVEVAHVEPTLGKIPDADPSMYIVQPTMLDPSMAPEDKHTLWIEFFAPYQIAGLEGTGMHGTGWTEELKHKVADRVIDKLADYAPNVKTATIARRVESPAELGDRLGAVKGNYYHIDMTLEQMVFLRPLPEIANYKTPIQGLYLTGAGTHPGGSISGMPGRNCARVFLQTQQPILQRLRQAIGL comes from the coding sequence ATGCAAGTGTACGATGTGATTGTGATTGGTGCTGGACATAACGGATTGGTTTGCGCTGCCTATTTGCTAAAAGCGGGATACAGTGTCCTGCTGTTAGAGAAACGATCCGTTCCGGGGGGGGCAGCAACGACGGAAGAAGCCATACCGGAAGAAGCCCCTGGGTTTAAGTTTAATTTGTGCGCGATCGACCACGAATTCATCCATTTGGGTCCGGTCGTTGAAGAATTAGAACTAACCAAATATGGCTTGGAATACTTGTTTTGCGATCCCGTTGTGTTTTGTCCACACCCGGATGGAAACAGCTTTTTAGCCCATCGATCGCTCGCCAAAACCTGTGCCGATATTGAGCGCTACAGTCCCCGTGATGCACAAAAATATGCTGAATTTACACAGTACTGGCAGCGGATTGTGAATGCATTGATTCCCATGTTTAATGCACCCCCCAAGTCAATCATTAATATTGCCAAGAATTATGACCTGGATAAGTTGAAGGACACTCTAGCAGCGGTTGGTTCCACGGGCAAGGCACTGGAATTTTTGCGCACGATGCTGACCAGTGCGGAAGATATGCTCAACGAGTGGTTTGATTCTGAAGTGGTAAAAGCCCCCTTGGCACGACTGGCTGCGGAAATGGGGGTGCCGCCATCGCAGAAAAATCTGGCGATCGGTGCAATTATGATGTCGATGCGGCACCATCCTGGCATGGCTCGACCCAAAGGGGGGACAGGAGCGCTGGTACAGGCATTGGTCAAACTGGTGAAAACTCTGGGAGGGGAAATTCTGACTGATCAGGTGGTCAAGCAAGTGCTGGTGGATGAGGGGCGAGCGGTTGGGGTACAGGTTGCAGGCGGAACGGAGTACCGGGCAACAAGAGGGGTGATCTCCAACATCGATGCCAAGCGTCTGTTTCTCCACCTGATGAACCCTGCGGATGTCGATGCGGCGGATTCAAATCTGCGCGATCGCCTGGAGCGGCGAATTATCAACAACAATGAAACGATTCTCAAAATTGACCTGGCCATGTCCGAACCGCTGCGGTTTGAGCATCACAACCACCGGGATGAATACCTGATTGGCTCGGTGCTAATCGCTGATTCGGTCAGGCATGTCGAGGTTGCCCATGTCGAGCCAACCCTGGGCAAAATTCCTGATGCCGACCCATCCATGTATATTGTGCAACCCACGATGCTCGACCCGTCGATGGCTCCTGAGGACAAACATACCCTCTGGATTGAGTTTTTTGCCCCCTACCAGATTGCCGGATTGGAGGGTACGGGTATGCATGGGACGGGCTGGACGGAGGAACTGAAGCATAAAGTTGCCGATCGGGTCATCGACAAATTAGCTGACTATGCCCCCAATGTGAAAACGGCAACGATCGCCCGACGGGTAGAAAGCCCCGCTGAACTGGGCGATCGACTGGGGGCAGTCAAAGGCAACTACTACCACATTGACATGACCCTGGAACAAATGGTGTTCCTGCGTCCCCTGCCTGAAATCGCAAACTACAAAACCCCGATTCAGGGGCTTTACCTGACTGGAGCCGGAACCCATCCCGGTGGTTCAATTTCAGGCATGCCGGGACGAAATTGTGCCCGTGTGTTTCTGCAAACGCAACAACCGATTCTGCAACGATTGCGACAGGCGATCGGGTTATAG
- a CDS encoding ATP-binding response regulator, with protein MLPPTECPYCSHSLLCHVGQNRLYWFCCRCRQEVFYGIDKGFKSQPEGKSDDDTTLHLRFNSVEQIGRIWRDRDFHAQIDQLQKEQQRFESLKADFLNTISHELRTPLSNMRLSLHMLELTMRQAGLLRADHSRSAQNKSGSRPADLADYIHILKEECETEIRLINDLLALQQLKTGIQPLLPIKISLQSWIPQVVETFEAQARNCQLEFRLAIPADLPPLTVDFALLDRLLKELLRNACKFTPGGETISVTVSAQLSSTQIRISNSGVEIPTTELEQIFEPFYRILNDDPWKRSGTGLGLALVKQLVPHLGGTIWAESGSGQTCFVVELPCSESQTATQLDLLIGYVAYYISRGKTILSPIQGSLPFEGTVYQYWGYHTDFLHFWRQLQQRQDFHELYLKGDLYNFGEFLHKGYRVQECARCRLPLQIAEQGIYNSACPCDDREPLEQRQSHPMLQERETKPEMTRILVITNPSPNLNKLETWFSKNRFEVTFITDIETFPFQFLVGSIDLVLIDADISEQQALQWSKQLRNHAQLQDVPIIALSPKHPASLPWVDRTLGIEDYILDPLGGARLVHHLRRLPHDRLAETPTGLYWFPR; from the coding sequence ATGCTTCCCCCTACGGAATGCCCTTATTGTTCCCACTCATTACTATGTCACGTTGGCCAGAATCGGCTTTACTGGTTTTGTTGCCGCTGCCGACAGGAAGTTTTTTATGGCATCGATAAAGGTTTCAAGAGTCAACCAGAAGGGAAGTCAGACGACGATACTACGCTCCACCTGCGCTTCAATTCTGTGGAACAAATCGGGAGGATTTGGCGTGATCGCGATTTTCACGCTCAAATCGATCAACTCCAGAAAGAGCAGCAACGTTTTGAAAGCCTCAAAGCAGATTTTTTGAACACAATTTCCCATGAACTCCGCACTCCCCTATCAAACATGCGGCTGTCACTTCACATGCTAGAACTGACGATGCGACAGGCAGGGCTATTGAGGGCTGATCACTCCAGGAGTGCCCAAAACAAATCTGGTTCGCGCCCCGCAGACCTTGCTGACTATATCCATATCCTCAAGGAAGAATGTGAGACAGAGATTCGTTTAATCAATGACTTGTTGGCATTACAGCAGCTTAAAACAGGAATCCAGCCACTCCTGCCAATCAAAATTTCGCTGCAAAGTTGGATTCCTCAAGTTGTCGAAACATTCGAGGCACAAGCCAGGAATTGTCAATTGGAGTTTCGGTTAGCTATTCCGGCTGATTTACCCCCACTGACAGTTGACTTTGCCCTGCTCGATCGCTTGCTAAAGGAACTACTGCGAAATGCTTGCAAGTTTACCCCTGGCGGCGAAACGATTTCTGTCACAGTCTCTGCCCAACTCAGCTCAACTCAAATTCGGATCAGCAACTCCGGTGTGGAGATCCCAACAACTGAGCTAGAGCAGATTTTTGAGCCGTTCTACCGGATTTTGAATGACGATCCGTGGAAGCGATCGGGAACGGGGTTAGGGCTGGCGCTAGTCAAACAACTGGTGCCCCATCTGGGAGGCACAATTTGGGCAGAGAGTGGCTCCGGTCAAACCTGTTTTGTGGTTGAGTTGCCCTGTTCAGAGAGTCAGACAGCAACTCAGCTCGATTTATTGATTGGCTATGTGGCTTACTACATCAGTCGAGGTAAGACGATTCTGAGTCCCATTCAGGGTTCGTTGCCCTTTGAGGGTACCGTCTACCAGTACTGGGGCTATCACACTGATTTTTTGCACTTCTGGCGACAGCTCCAGCAACGCCAGGATTTTCATGAACTTTACCTGAAAGGTGACCTGTACAACTTTGGGGAGTTTTTACACAAGGGCTACAGGGTTCAAGAATGTGCCCGGTGCCGTCTACCGCTTCAAATCGCTGAACAGGGAATCTACAATTCTGCCTGCCCCTGTGACGATCGGGAACCATTGGAACAGAGACAATCGCACCCCATGCTTCAGGAGAGAGAAACTAAGCCTGAAATGACCCGAATTCTCGTCATCACCAATCCTTCCCCCAACTTGAACAAACTGGAAACCTGGTTCAGCAAAAACCGATTTGAAGTTACTTTTATCACCGATATAGAGACATTTCCTTTCCAATTTCTGGTGGGGTCGATTGATTTGGTGTTGATAGATGCGGATATTTCGGAACAGCAAGCCTTGCAATGGTCAAAGCAACTCCGCAACCATGCTCAATTGCAGGATGTCCCGATTATTGCACTCAGCCCCAAACATCCAGCGAGCCTTCCCTGGGTCGATCGTACCCTGGGCATCGAAGATTACATCCTGGACCCCTTAGGAGGTGCTCGCCTCGTCCATCATCTGCGTCGGCTGCCCCACGATCGTTTAGCGGAAACTCCCACGGGTTTATATTGGTTTCCCCGCTAG